The following are encoded together in the Thermus islandicus DSM 21543 genome:
- the moaA gene encoding GTP 3',8-cyclase MoaA codes for MRLLDTHGRVIKDVRISVTPRCNLHCLYCHPLGFQIQEPPGTLTVEEVDRFLEAAALLGLSAVRFTGGEPLVRKELPQMIAQAREKEGIEDVAITTNGLLFPKRARELVEAGLTRVNLSLDALTPEVFARITRGGKVERVLEAIETALELGLHPVKLNAVVIRGMNEEEVVPLAGLSLDRPLHVRFIEYMHLDNSDPEAYRRLFVPGKETRARIEGVYGPLEPVPHDPTSPARVFKVPGAQGTVGFINPVTEPFCSHCSRLRLTSDKKLRPCLLTDLEMDIAWAFAAPEPVEALVDAILIATQRKPAFGNTLPTLRKRVMLGIGG; via the coding sequence ATGCGCTTACTGGACACCCACGGGAGGGTGATCAAAGACGTCCGCATCTCGGTGACGCCCAGGTGCAACCTGCACTGCCTTTACTGCCATCCCCTGGGTTTCCAAATCCAGGAGCCCCCAGGCACCCTCACCGTGGAGGAGGTGGACCGCTTCCTCGAGGCGGCCGCCCTCCTGGGCCTTTCCGCAGTGCGCTTCACGGGCGGGGAGCCCCTGGTGCGCAAGGAGCTTCCCCAGATGATCGCCCAGGCCCGGGAGAAGGAAGGCATAGAGGATGTGGCCATCACCACCAACGGCCTCCTCTTCCCCAAACGGGCCAGGGAGCTTGTGGAGGCGGGCCTCACCCGGGTGAACCTCTCCCTGGACGCCCTTACCCCCGAGGTCTTCGCCCGCATCACCCGGGGGGGCAAGGTGGAGCGGGTCCTCGAGGCCATAGAGACCGCCCTGGAGCTCGGCCTCCACCCGGTGAAGCTCAACGCGGTGGTCATCCGGGGCATGAACGAGGAGGAGGTGGTGCCCCTGGCGGGCCTCTCCCTGGACCGCCCCCTCCACGTGCGCTTCATTGAGTACATGCACCTGGACAACTCCGACCCCGAGGCCTACCGCCGCCTTTTCGTCCCCGGGAAGGAAACCAGGGCCCGGATAGAGGGGGTCTACGGCCCCCTGGAGCCCGTGCCCCACGACCCCACCTCCCCGGCCCGGGTCTTCAAGGTCCCCGGGGCCCAGGGCACGGTGGGCTTCATCAACCCGGTCACCGAGCCCTTCTGTTCCCACTGCTCCCGCCTCCGCCTCACCTCGGACAAGAAGCTCAGGCCCTGCCTCCTCACAGACCTGGAGATGGACATCGCCTGGGCCTTCGCCGCCCCTGAGCCCGTGGAAGCCCTGGTGGATGCCATCCTCATCGCCACCCAGCGCAAGCCTGCCTTCGGCAACACCCTCCCCACCCTGCGCAAGCGCGTCATGCTGGGGATCGGCGGATAG
- a CDS encoding DMT family transporter, with translation MRGYALGLLALNLLTLIWGTTFVVVKGAVAEVPPGLLVFWRFLVASAFFLPLLLRLPPGAWGPGLELAFWLFLGYATQAVGLEHTSASRSAFITALNVVLVPLLLSLAGRWVGGVWLSALLALLGVAFLSYDPRQPPLNAGDLWTLLTALTYALYIVRLEVHAKAVPSLPLTAIQVLGTALFALPWALAQGVRLEGVPWGAVLYLGVAATALTTWLQTWGQGHVPAPQAAILYTLEPVWATLFAFLVLGERLGPSGLLGAALVLLATFQAIRRSPA, from the coding sequence ATGCGCGGCTACGCCCTGGGCCTCCTTGCCCTAAACCTCCTCACCCTGATCTGGGGCACCACCTTCGTGGTGGTGAAGGGAGCGGTGGCGGAGGTGCCCCCGGGTCTCCTCGTGTTCTGGCGCTTTCTGGTGGCGAGCGCCTTCTTCCTTCCCCTGCTCCTACGCCTTCCCCCGGGGGCCTGGGGACCGGGGCTGGAGCTGGCCTTTTGGCTTTTCCTGGGCTACGCCACCCAGGCGGTGGGGCTTGAGCACACCTCCGCCAGCCGCAGCGCCTTTATCACCGCCCTCAACGTGGTGCTGGTGCCTCTCCTCCTTTCCCTGGCGGGGAGGTGGGTGGGAGGGGTTTGGCTTTCCGCCCTGCTCGCCCTCCTGGGGGTGGCCTTCCTTTCCTACGATCCCAGGCAGCCCCCCTTGAACGCGGGGGACCTTTGGACCCTCCTCACCGCCCTCACCTACGCCCTCTACATCGTGCGCCTCGAGGTCCACGCCAAGGCGGTTCCCTCCCTCCCCCTCACCGCCATTCAGGTTCTGGGCACGGCCCTTTTCGCCCTTCCTTGGGCCCTGGCCCAGGGGGTGCGGCTGGAGGGGGTGCCCTGGGGGGCGGTCCTCTACCTGGGGGTGGCGGCCACCGCCCTCACCACCTGGCTCCAGACCTGGGGACAGGGGCACGTGCCCGCGCCCCAGGCGGCCATCCTCTATACCCTGGAGCCCGTCTGGGCTACCCTGTTTGCCTTCCTGGTGCTGGGGGAGCGCCTGGGCCCCTCGGGCCTTTTGGGGGCCGCCTTGGTCCTCCTCGCCACTTTCCAGGCTATCCGCCGATCCCCAGCATGA
- a CDS encoding polyprenyl synthetase family protein → MAPAPQEVRKALSERLQNRLRHPDPLYQELLQDYPRRGGKMLRGLLTYYSALAHGAREEGALLVAEGLELFQNWVLIHDDIEDGSEERRGRPTLHRLHPMPLALNAGDALHAEMWGLLAEGLSHGLFGAQVLVEFHQVVRRTAYGQHLDLLWTLEGRFDLRAEDYFRMVAHKAAYYTAVAPLRLGALLSGEDPPPLYEEAGLKLGIAFQIVDDVLNLEGGEAYGKERGGDLYEGKRTLILLRFLEEASPEEKARTLALLRLPREAKPHGEVAWLLERLLASRALAWAKGVAGRLKEEGLKDLLPALEALPNREAAEVLKDLLAALVERRA, encoded by the coding sequence ATGGCGCCCGCACCGCAGGAAGTCCGTAAGGCCCTAAGCGAAAGGCTCCAGAACCGACTCCGCCACCCCGACCCCCTTTACCAGGAACTTCTGCAGGACTACCCCCGGCGCGGGGGGAAGATGCTCCGGGGGCTCCTCACCTACTACAGCGCCCTGGCCCACGGGGCCCGGGAGGAAGGGGCCCTGCTTGTGGCGGAGGGGCTGGAGCTTTTCCAGAACTGGGTCCTCATCCACGACGACATAGAGGACGGCTCCGAGGAACGCCGCGGGCGCCCTACCCTCCACCGCCTCCACCCCATGCCCCTGGCCCTGAACGCCGGGGACGCCCTGCACGCCGAGATGTGGGGGCTCCTCGCCGAAGGCCTCTCCCACGGGCTCTTCGGAGCCCAGGTCCTAGTGGAGTTCCACCAGGTGGTGCGGCGCACCGCCTACGGCCAGCACCTGGACCTCCTCTGGACCCTCGAGGGGAGGTTTGACCTGCGCGCGGAGGACTACTTCCGCATGGTGGCCCACAAGGCGGCCTACTACACCGCCGTGGCCCCCCTGCGCCTAGGGGCCCTCCTTTCGGGGGAGGACCCACCCCCTCTCTACGAGGAGGCGGGGCTCAAGCTCGGCATCGCCTTCCAGATCGTGGACGATGTCTTGAACCTCGAGGGAGGGGAGGCCTACGGCAAGGAGCGGGGGGGGGACCTCTACGAGGGGAAGCGGACCCTGATCCTCCTCCGCTTCCTGGAGGAGGCCTCCCCGGAGGAGAAGGCCCGGACCCTGGCCCTCCTCCGCCTCCCCCGGGAGGCCAAGCCCCACGGGGAGGTGGCCTGGCTTCTGGAAAGGCTCCTCGCCTCGAGGGCCCTGGCCTGGGCCAAAGGGGTGGCGGGAAGGCTCAAGGAGGAGGGGCTAAAAGACCTCCTCCCCGCCCTGGAGGCCCTCCCCAACCGGGAGGCCGCCGAGGTCCTCAAGGACCTCCTCGCCGCCTTGGTGGAGCGCCGGGCATAA